CACGCGACTCGGCCATCGACGTCAGCTGCGTGAACATCTCCTCCAGCGCTGCCGTGATCAACGCTTCCTTTGTCGGGAAGTGATGCTGTGCCGCACCGCGCGAGACGCCTGCCTCCTCGGCGACGCGAGCGACCGTCGCCGAAGCCCATCCCGCGGCGGCGAGGATGTCGAGCGTCGACGACAGGAGCCGCTCCCGGGTGATCCGGGAGCGGTCCTGTTGAGGCTCCCGCGACGGCTGGGTCACGACGCGCTCGCGTCCCAGGCGGCTTTCCGCTTGGTCAGGAACGCCGTCATGCCTTCACGCGCCTCGTCGGAGGCGAACAACGCCGCCGACTCCGACGCCCGAGCGGATGCACTATCGCGGAAGTCGGAGAGGAGCGCCGACGTCGTGAGACGCTTCGACGCCGCAAGTCCCTGCGGTGACGCCTTCCGGATGCCTTCGCAGATCGCGTGCAGTTCGTCCGACACGTCGCCGGTTGATTCGAGGGCCCTGCTGACCAGCCCGAACGATTCGGCCTGCTGCGGGGTGAACGTCTCACCGGTCAGGAAGTAGCGTCCCGCCGCGCGCGACGTCATCTTCGGCAACAGCACTATCGAGATCATCGACGGCGCGAGACCCAGCCGCGACTCGGTCAGCGCGAAGGTGGCGGCCGGACCGGCGAGTGCGATGTCGGCCGCCCCGAGGAGACCGAAGCCACCAGCACGAACGTGTCCGTTCACAACTGCGATGACAGGCTTGGTGATCTCGAGCATCGCGCTCATCAGGCCGATCATCGCCTCGGCGCCCTCAGCGGTCGCCTCCTCGGGGCTGAGTCCCCTACCGAGCGCTTCGCGTAGGTCGCCTCCAGCGCAGAACGTTCCACCCGTATGCGTGAGCACAACCGCGCGGATGTCGTCGTCTGCGGCAGCGTCGGCCATGGCCGACCGCAGCTGGGACACGAGCACCGAACTCAGCGCGTTCCGATTGGCAGGCGAGTCGAGGGTGATCACCGCGACCGCGGCATCGACCTCCGTCGTGACCACAACGTCAGCACTCATCGTCTTCTCCTTCTCACTACCAACGCCGATCGCAGTGGAACTCAGTACGACTTCGGGAGACCGAGGCAGGTCTGCGAGACGAAGTTGAGGATCATCTCGCGGCTCACCGGCGCGATCCGTGTCAGTCGAGACAGCGGGAGCATCGCGGCGAGGCCGTACTCGACGGTCAGTCCGTTTCCGCCGAGTGTCTGCACGGCCTGATCGACGATCTTCGCGGTCGCCTCGCCTGCGGCGTACTTCGCCATGTTGGCCGGTACCGCCGCACCCCAGTCGTCGCCCGCGTCGTACAGCGTTGCGGCCTTCTGCATCATCAGCTTCGCCATCTCGAGCTCGATCTTGCCTTGCGCGAGCGGGTGGGCGATCGCCTGGTGCGCACCGATCGGCGTCTTCCACACGGTCCGCTCGTTGGCGTATGCGACGGCACGTTCGAGGGCGTAGCGGCCCATGCCGACGGCCGACGCCGACGCCATGATGCGTTCAGGGTTGAGGCCCGCGAACAACTGCGACAGCGCGGCGTCCTCGGAACCGACAAGGGCGTCTGACGGCAGACGGACATCGTCGAGGAACAGGGTGAACTGCTTCTCCGGGTTGATGATGTCCATCTCGATCACCTGGGCTTCGAAGCCCGGTGCATCGGTCGGCACGATGAACAGCGCAGGCTTGAGGCGACCGGTCTTCGAGTCCTCGGTGCGGGCGACGATCAGGACTGCTTCGGCCTGGTCGACACCGGAGATGAACACTTTTCGCCCCGAGAGCAGCCATTCGTCTCCGTCGCGCCGGGCTGTTGTGGTGATCTGATGCGAGTTGGAGCCCGCATCCGGTTCGGTGATGCCGAACGCCATGGTGATCGAACCGTCCGCCAGGCCCGGGATCCACTTCTGTTTCTGCTCGTCGGTGCCGAACCGAGCGATGATGTTGCCGCAGATCGCAGGCGATACGACCATCATCAGCAGACCGCTGCCACCGGCCGCCATCTCCTCCATGACGATCGCGAGCTCGTACATGCCCGCACCGCCGCCGCCGTACTCCTCCGGCAGGTTGACGCCGATGAAGCCGAGCTCACCTGCCTCCTTCCACAGTTCATCGGTCTTGCGACCGGCGCGCGCGCAGTCGATGAAGTACTGGTGGTCGTATTTCTTGACCAGCCCGGCAACGGCCTCTCGCAGGGCGGCGCGTTCTTCTGTCTCGATAAAGCTCATGGGTGTTGTTCCCCTACTCTTCAGTCGTCGGATTCGGACGAGATCACGGCGAGCACGTCGCCGACGGACAGTTGGCGGCCAACTTCCACCGCGAGCACCGACACGATGCCGTCGGCGGGTGCGCTGATGGTGTGCTCCATCTTCATGGCCTCGAGCCATAGCAGCGGTTGTCCCGCGGTGACACGATCGCCCTCGCTGACGGCAACGCGGATCACGGCGCCGGGCATCGGGGCGAGCAGTGATCCCGGGCGCTCCTGCGCCGCCGGGTCGACATAACGCGGGACACGTGTCAACGACACCGATGCACCAGGCCAGTCGACGTGCACCGCGTCTCCGACAACAGTGACCCGGTACCGGCGCGTCACGCCCGACGTCGACAGGACCACCTCGTCGGGAGCGATCGACACGACGGCGGTGTCGGTGAGGTCGGGCACCTCTGTTGTGGTCCGCCCCATCCGGTACCGTGCGACGATCTCGTCGCCCGCAGCGGTCGTGTAGCTCTTCGACTGGAAGTCGGAGGCGATGTTGCGCCATCCCGACGGGAGCGAGCCGAGCATGCGGGCCGACGACCTGTTGGCAGCCGACTGAGCGAGAGCCGCGGCCACGGCGGCGACGTGCGTGTCGTCGTCGGAGGCCAGCGGCGCGGACAGGACGTCGAGTCCGACGGTGTCGAGGTACGCAGTGTCGGTGTTTCCGGACAGGAACGTCGCATCGCGCAGCGTGTTGACGAGCATGTCCCGGTTGGTGACCAGACCATGGATCGTGGCGTCCGACAATGCCCTCGCGAGCATGGCCGCCGCACGATCGCGGGTCGGCGCGAACGAGATGACCTTGGCGAGCATCGGGTCGTAGAAGGTCGAGATCTCACTGCCGTCGGCGATGCCTGAGTCCACACGCACCCCGGGCCGATCGAGGAGTTCAAAACGGGCGTCTGCGGGGAGGTCGATCGCGGTGATCGTGCCCGACTGCGGCTGCCAATCGTTCGCCGGATCCTCCGCGTAGAGACGGACCTCGATGGAGTGCCCCGATGTGGTCGGCTCCTGCGCGGGCAGCGCCTCGCCCTCGGCGACGCGGATCTGCCATTCGACGAGGTCGGTGCCGGTGGTCAGCTCGGTGACCGGATGCTCCACCTGGAGACGAGTGTTGGTCTCCAGGAAGAAGAACTTCCCGTTCTCGTCAGCGAGGAACTCCACCGTGCCCGCACCGCGATATCCGATGGACTCGACGGCCGTGCGGGCCGCGGCGTACAGGCGTTCCCGCATGTCGCCGCCGATGCGTTCGACGAGAGGTGCGGGTGCCTCTTCCACCACTTTCTGGTGACGACGTTGGATGGAGCACTCACGCTCGCCGACCGCCCAGACGGTGCCGTGGGCGTCGGCCATCACCTGGACTTCGATGTGGTGTCCACGCTCGATGTACGGCTCGCAGAACACTGTCGGGTCGCCGAATGCCGATTCGGCTTCTCGGCGTGCGCCGGCGACCTGGTCGGCGAGTTCGGACAGGTCGCGGACGACACGCATTCCGCGTCCGCCGCCGCCCGCGGAGGCCTTGATGAGCAGCGGAAGATCGTCGGCGGTGACGTTCTCCGGGTCGATGTCGGTCAGCACGGGGACTCCCGCGGCCGCCATCAGTTCTTTGGCGTTCACCTTGGACCCCATCGCAGTGATCGCGCCCGCGGGCGGACCGATCCAGGTGAGCCCGGCGGCGACGACTGCCTCGGCGAACTCGGCGTTCTCCGACAGGAATCCGTAGCCGGGGTGGATCGCGTCGGCGCCCGCCGCCTGCGCGGCGGCGATGATCTGCTCCGACCGCAGATAGGTCTCGGCCGATGTTGAGCCCGGCAGGTGAACGGCGGCGTCGGCCTGCCGGACGTGCGGGGCGTCGGCGTCGGGATCGGAGTAGACGGCCACGGTCCGCAGGCCGAGGGCCTTCGCGGTGGTGAACACGCGGCACGCGATCTCACCGCGGTTCGCGACCAGGACTGACGTGATCGGCGTGGGGGTGATCGGGTTGGTCATCTGATTCCTCACATCCGGAAGACGCCGAAGTTGCTGGTGCCCTCGACAGGGGCGGTAGCAATGGCGGACAGGGTCTGGCCGAGAATCGTTCGGGTGTCGCGCGGGTCGATCACACCGTCGTCGTAGAGCATCCCGGACAGGAACGTCGGGACCGACTCGATCTCGATCTGAGCTTCGATCATGGCGCGCATGCCTGCGTCCGCCTCTTCGTCGACGACGCCGCCGCGGGCCTCGGTGGCCGCACGGGAGACGATCGAGATGACACCCGCGAGCTGTGCCGCGCCCATGACGGCACTCTTGGCGCTCGGCCACGCGAACAGGAACCGCGGATCGTAGGCGCGGCCGCACATGCCGTAGTGGCCTGCGCCGTAGCTGGCGCCCATCAGGATCGAGATGTGCGGGACCGTCGAGTTCGACACCGCGTTGATCATCATCGCGCCGTGCTTGATGATGCCGCCCTGTTCGTACTCCTTGCCCACCATGTAGCCGGTGGTGTTGTGCAGGAAGAGCAGCGGAGTGTCACTGCGGTTGGCGAGTTGGATGAACTGAGTCGCCTTCTGAGCTTCCTGGGAGAAGAGGACTCCCTGTGCGTTGGCGAGGATGCCGACCGGGTACCCGTGGACGGTGGCCCACCCGGTCACCAGCGATGTGCCGTACTCGGGTTTGAACTCGTCGAAGTCGCTTCCGTCGACGATGCGCGCGATCACCTCGTGCGGATCGAACGGGATCTTGAGGTCCGACGGAACGATGCCCAGGAGGTCCTCGGCGTCGTACTGGGGCTCGACGACCGCTGAGGGCGTCGGTCCCTGCTTGCGCCAATTGAGGCGTGCGACGATCCGACGTCCGATGCGGACCGCGTCCTGCTCGTCGGCGGCGAGGTAGTCACCGAGACCCGACACCCGAGCGTGCATCTTGGCGCCGCCGAGTTCTTCGTCGTCGCTCTCCTCGCCGGTTGCCATCTTGACCAGCGGCGGACCGCCGAGGAAAACCTTGGACCGGTCGTCGATCATGACGACGTGATCACTCATGCCGGGGATGTACGCACCGCCGGCGGTCGAGTTGCCGAAGACGAGGGCGATCGTCGGGATGCCTGCCGCCGACAGGCGGGTGAGGTCGCGGAACATGCGCCCGCCGGGGACGAACACTTCCTTCTGCGTCGGGAGATCGGCGCCTCCGGACTCGACCATCGAGATCACCGGCAGACGATTCTGCATCGCGATGTCGTTGGCGCGCAATACCTTGCGCAGCGTCCAGGGATTCGACGTGCCTCCCTTGACCGTCGGATCGTTCGCGACGATCAGGCACTCGACGCCTTCGACCACACCGATGCCGACCACAACGGACGCACCGACGGTGAACTGCGAGCCGTGCGCGGCGAGCGCGCACAGTTCGAGGAACGGCGAGTCCTCGTCGATCAGCAGCTCGATGCGCTCGCGCGCCGTCAGCTTCCCGCGCTTGCGGTGACGCTCCACGTACTTCTCGCCGCCGCCGACGAGGACCTTGCGGAACTCGACGTCGAGTTCGGCCAGCTTGGTGTTCATCGCTTCGACGTTCGCGACGAACTCGTCGGACGTCGTGTCGATCTTGCTTCTCAGAACAGTCATCGGGTGCCCTTTCCCTTCGCTCGTGCAGTCGCGCTCATCCCTGGTACCCCAACACCTTGGCCGCGAGCCCCGTGAGGATCTCGTTGGTGCCGCCGCCGATGCCGATGATGCGGATGTCGCGGTACTGGCGCTCGATCTCCGACTCCCGCATGTAGCCCATCCCGCCGTGCAGCTGCACGCCCTTGTCGATGACCCATTCGGCGGCTTCGACGGCGGTGTTCTTGGCGAAGCAGATCTCCGCCAGCATCGGATCGCCGTTCATCATGTGCCGGTCGACGACGGACCGCGTGTAGGTGCGTGCGACGTCGACCTTGCGGGCCATCTCCGTGACGGTGTCCTGCACCGACTGGCGCTTGATCAACGGCTTGCCGAACGTGTCGCGATTGCGGACCCATTCCAAGGTCAGATCCAGCGACCGCTGCGCCTGCGCATAGGCCTGCACTGCGAGGGCGGCACGCTCTGACACGAATGCCTGCGCGATCTGCGCGAAGCCCGAGTTCTCCGGACCGATGAGGTTCTCCACCGGCACCCGGCAGTCGACGAACGAGAGTTCGCCGGTGTCCGATGCCAGCCAGCCCATCTTCTCGAGCTTGCGGTCGACGTTGAAGCCCGGGGTGCCCTTCTCGATCACGAGGAGTGAGACGCCCGCGGCACCGTCTCCGCCGGTGCGGACTGCGGCGACGATGTGGTCGGCACGCACAGCTGAGGTGATGAAGGTCTTGGCGCCGTTGACGATGAAGTGGTCGCCGTCGCGCTTCGCCGTGGTGCGCAGGTGTCCGACGTCGCTGCCGCCGCTGGGCTCCGTGATCGCGAGACTGCTGATCTTGTCACCGGCGAGTACCGGCGCGACCCACTTCGCGATCTGCTCCGGTGTCCCGTTGTTCGCGATGTGCGGCGTGGAGATCCCACAGGTGAACAGGCTCGCGAACACACCGCCGGAAACACCCCGGTAGTGGAGTTCCTCGCAGACGATGAGCGCGTCGATCCCGTCGCCGCCGCTGCCGCCCTTCTCCTCGGGTGTGCCGAGGCCGAGGAGACCGAGTTCACCGGCCTGCTTGTGAAGGTCCCGCGGGATCAGGCCATCGCGTTCCCACTGATCCTGAAACGGCAAGATGTGTTTGCTCGCGAAGTCTGCTGCGAGACTGCGCAGGTCACGACGTTGTTCCGAGTCCCAAATATCACTGGGGATGGGCATGAACTTTCCTCTCCCGCTCCAAGAGCGAGTTTCCTGCTCCTTGAGCGAGCTTCTGTTGTGCTCCTTGAGCGAGCTTGCGAGTCGAAAGGGTCAGCGACTGAACCGCTCAGGCACGTCGACGACGCGGGAGCGGAGCCATTCACCGAGGCCTTTGGCCTGCGGGTCGAACCGGACGTTCTCGGCGACGCCGCGTCCGAGGACGCCTTCGATGACGAAGTTGAGGGCGCGGATCTTGGGGAGCCGGTACCGGTGGACGGTCAGGTCCGCGATCTCGGGGAGCAGTTCCTTGAGCCGGTCGACGGTGAGCGTCTGATCGAGCCAGGCGAACTCGTCGTCCGACGGTTGAGCGGAGCGAAGGGACTGCCCGCCGACCCAGACGCCGATGTTCGCGCTGCCGCCCTTGTCGCCGCTGCGGGCGCCGACGATGTCGCCGATCGGGGCACGTCGGGTCGGGCCCCAGTCGCCGATGGGGCCGGAGTCGGGCACGCTCACGTCACGCGTCGGTTCGGTCCGCAGCGGCGACGGTTCGATGAGGACCGAGACTCCGTCCGGCTGAGTCACCCGATGCTCCACCACACCGGCGTCTACGTATCCGGGCACGAACACGCCGTAGGGCGCACCGTTTCCCGGCGGGGCGGTGAGGGTGAAGCCGGGGTAGCTCGCCAACGCCAGTTCAACGGCGGTCGCGCTGAATGCGCGGCCGACTGCGTTCGGGTCGGTGTCGCGAGCGACACAGCGGAGCAGGGCACTGGCCTGCTCTTCGGTGTCCGCGTCCGGCCTGTCCAGGCGAGACAGTTCCCAGGTGAGTTCGGCGGGTGAAGTCGGCAGTGAGGCCTCGAACTGCTCCTGGAACAGCGCTGCCTTGTCTTCGATGTCGAGCCCGGTGAGGACCACGTCGATCTGGTTGCGGATGCCCGCGAGGTGATTGAGCGACACCTTCAGGTCCGACGGCGGGGCTTCGCCACGGATGCCGCTGACACTGACCCGGTCGGGCCCCTCCTGCGTCACCTCGATGGTGTCCAGAAGCGCGGTCGCGTCGGGGTTGTAGTACCGCGGTCCTTGGATCTCGTACAGCAACTGCGCGGTGACGGTCCCGACGGTGACTGCTCCGCCGGTTCCTTCATGCTTGGTGATGACCGACGATCCGTCGGCGGCCACCTCTGCGATCGGGAATCCGAGGCGGCCCATCGGGATCTCCTTGAAGAAGGAGTAGTTGCCGCCGGTGGCCTGCGTTCCGCATTCGATGATGTGGCCGGCCACGATCGCGCCCGCGATCGCGTCGAGGTCTTTGTACCCCCACCCGAAGGCCGACGCAGCAGTTCCCACGGTGAGAGACGCGTCCGTCACCCGACCGGTGACCACTACGTCGGCGCCGCGATCGAGAGCGGCCTTGATGCCGAACCCGCCGAGATAGGCATTGGCCGTGATCGGGTTGCCGAGGCCGAGTTCGGCTGCGCGCGGCTGCAGGTCGTCACCGTTGACGAACGCGATCTGCGCGTCGACGCTCAGCTTCTCGGACAGTTCACGGAGCGCGACGGCGAGGCCGTGCGGGTTGAGGCCGCCCGCGTTGACGACGACCTTGACACCCTTGTCGACGGCCAGGCCGAGACTCGTCTCCATCTGACGAAGGAAGGTCTTGGCGTAGCCGCGCGACGGATCCTTGAGGCGGTCGCGGCCGAGGATCAGCATGGTGAGCTCGGCAAGGTAGTCACCGGTCAGGTAGTCGAGGTGCCCACCTTCGAGCATCTCGTGCACGGCGGTGAGCCGATCGCCGTAGAAGCCGGACGCGTTGCCGATGCGGACTGCGTTCGTCATGTCAGTTCCCTTCCGTCGAGGGTGCGCGGCCCGTTCCGGGCGGACCCGCGAAGCACTGAGCGATCTGGGACCAGGCCTGCGCGTCGTCGCCGATGAATTCGAGGCCGAGGTCGGCCACGGCGCGCCGCTGCGTGACGAGTTCGCAGAAGTCCACGGCGCTGCCGCGGACGATGTTCGACGCGGTCTCCGGGCCCCACGTCCAGGCCGCACCGCTCGGACCGGTCAGCTCGTAGCGGAACGGTTCGGCGGGTGCCGTCCGCCCGTTCACCATGTAGGCGAAGTCGCGGGTGCGCACACCGATGTGCGCGACGTTCCGTATCCGGTCGGTGGGTGTGCGCTGGACGCCGAGGGCGTCGGCTACGTCGAGTCCGTGCGCCCAGGTCTCCATGATGCGCGCGGTCATCATCGACGGCGCCGACATCGGCGGACCGAACCACGGCAATTTCACTCCGTCTTCGACGGCGGTGAGCGCGAGGAGCAACTGCTCACGCGTGCGTCGCCAGTCGGCGAGGAGTTCGTCAGGCGCCCGCTGCGCCTCGGTCTCGGCTGCAGCGTCGACGAAGCCGAGCGGATCCTGCCCTGCTTCGGCGAGCTGAGCCGCGAACTCGTCCGGATCGGTGGCCGCCAGCAAGGAGACGCGATCGGTCCACACGATGTGCCCGATCTGATGAGCGATGGTCCATCCCTCCGCGGGAGTGAGCGTGGCCCACTGGTCATCGGTCAGCTCGGCGACCAGACCGTCCAGCGACTCGTACTCGTCCCGCAGGTCCTCTGCAATCGACATGCGTCGAGCGTCACACAGCCGCCACAATAAATCAAGCACGCCTGATTGTTTCTTCACCGAGTAAGCGTTCGCTCAGGAATGTGCTAAACACGATCCATGACCTTCACGCCTACAGACGCTTTCCACGCCTTCGCCGTCGGGCGTGAAGACAACAGTCCGATGATCCAGATGACGCAGGCTCTCGGCACGCGCGTGACCGACCACCGCGGCCTCATCGATCTACCGGCCCTCGCGGTGCTGTTCGACGACCTCGGGGGCTACCCGTTCTGGGTGGCCGATCAGAGCGCAACCACCATGCAGGCCCGACTGTCCATGTCGATGCTGGACCGCCCCGACGTGACCGAGCGGCTCACCGCGGTCGCCGACCTGCGTCTGCACAACAACCTCTACGGATCGACGACCGTCGACATCACCGGCCACGGGGGACGACTCCTGTGCATCGGCAACGCACGTAACGTGCGCGTTCAGCGAGAACTGGTCGTCGCAGGCGACGGGGTCCCCCACCTTCCGGCACCAGCGACGCCGAACGAGGCAGCGATCGTCGGCGCACCCGATCCCGAACTGTCCGGTCGGGAGGTGATCAATCGGATCACCGCAGGAGACGCCCCAATCGGCCCGCTCAGCGAGCTGCTCAACGGATCGATCACGACAGTCGACCATGACGGCCTGACGTTCAGCTGCGTGAGCGAGCCGTGGATGGGCAACGTGATGGGCACCATGCACGGCGGAGTGATCGGCGCGATCGTCGCGCAGGGCTGCTCGTTCGCCGCCCAGTCGGAGATGCGCCCGGGCGGGCAGTACCAGATCGTCGACTTCACGGTCGCCTTCCTCCGCTCGCCGGAGGTCGACGGACGCAGCGTTCACGTCCACGCCACACCGGTCAAGCTCGGCAGGAGGCTCTCGATCTTCGACGCCGAACTCCGCGACGATGAGGGAATGCTCTTGGCCCGCGCCACTGCGGACGTCCGCTTCGACCTCTGAGCGAGATCACTCCCCCTGCAGCACCTTCTGGAAGCGGCGCATTCCGCGGATCCAGCGATCGTAGTCCGAGCCTTTGTGGCGGAACATCTCGAGCACCTCGGGGTGCGGAAGGATCAGGAACCGCTCCTCGTCCATCGCGGAGACCACGGCATCGGCGACGTCGGCGGGTTCGAGGACCGCGCCGGCCGACGTGACGGCTTTGGCCGCGGTTGTCGACAGCGCGGCGTCGTCGGTCAGAAGTTTCGTGTTGACGCCCATCGGGCACAGGCAGCTGACCCGGACACCTTGATCGCCGTAGGTGACTGACAGCCATTCGGCGAACCCGACGGCTGCATGCTTGGTGACCGAGTAGGGCGCCGAGCCGATCTGGGTGAGAAGGCCCGCCGCCGAGGCGGTGCTGACGAAGTACCCCTCGCCGCGCTCCACCCACCCGGGAATGAGGAGTTGCGCCGCGCGGATGTGACCGCGCAGGTTCACATCGATCACCAGGTCCCACACGGCGTCGTCCTGCTCGAGTCCATCGCCTGCGCCGATGCCCGCATTGGCGAAGTAGAGGTCGACCGGCCCGAACCGGGCTTCGGCGCGACCGATGACGTCCGCGATGTCGCCGGCAGCGGAAGCGTCGGCGCGCACGCCGATGGCGGCGCCTGGAGTGTGCGCCTCGATCTCGGCGACGACCTCGTCCAGACTTGCCTCGTCGAGGTCGGAGAGGACAACACGCGCACCGTCCGCGACGAGCCTGCGGGCGATCGCGGCACCGATTCCGCTGCCGGCTCCGGTGACGACGGCGACCTTGCCTGAGACCTTCATAGCTTGACCCTCCAACGACTGATCCGATGACCGACCGCTCACTCGGCAGTCGTCCTCGCAGCGTGTCACATCCCATCAGTGCAGGTCAATGCCTTCAAACCAATCCTTGACAAAGGTGTCAACCATCTGACTAGATATATGCAAAAGCATAGAAACTATGCATCTGCATATTCCGATAGTCACTCGAGTCCAGGAGGCACCATGCCCGAGGCCGTCATCGTTTCCATCGCCCGATCCCCCATCGGTCGCGCCATGAAGGGATCACTGGTCGGCATGCGACCCGACGATCTGGCCGCGCAGATGGTGCAGGCCGCACTCGACAAGGTGCCCTCGCTCGACCCGAACGACGTCAACGACCTCATCCTCGGATGCGGCCTCCCCGGCGGCGAACAGGGCTTCAACATGGGCCGCAACGTCGCCATCGAACTGGGCTACGACTCCATTCCTGGAACCACGGTCACGCGCTACTGCTCGTCGTCACTCCAGACCACCCGCATGGCGATGCACGCGATCAAGGCGGGCGAAGGCGACGTGTTCATCTCGGCAGGCGTCGAGACGGTGTCACGATTCGTTAAGGGCAACTCCGACTCGCTCCCCGACACCCAGAATCCGCTCTACGACGACGCACAGGCCCGCACCAAGGAGCTCGCCGCGGGCGGCCAGGAGTGGACCGACCCCCGCGAGTCGGGCAACGTTCCCGACGCCTACATCGCAATGGGCCAGACCGCGGAGAACGTCGCACAGATCACCGGCATCACCCGCGAGGAGCAGGACCGCTGGGCGGTTC
This genomic window from Gordonia sp. PDNC005 contains:
- a CDS encoding PaaI family thioesterase; this translates as MTFTPTDAFHAFAVGREDNSPMIQMTQALGTRVTDHRGLIDLPALAVLFDDLGGYPFWVADQSATTMQARLSMSMLDRPDVTERLTAVADLRLHNNLYGSTTVDITGHGGRLLCIGNARNVRVQRELVVAGDGVPHLPAPATPNEAAIVGAPDPELSGREVINRITAGDAPIGPLSELLNGSITTVDHDGLTFSCVSEPWMGNVMGTMHGGVIGAIVAQGCSFAAQSEMRPGGQYQIVDFTVAFLRSPEVDGRSVHVHATPVKLGRRLSIFDAELRDDEGMLLARATADVRFDL
- a CDS encoding SDR family NAD(P)-dependent oxidoreductase; this encodes MKVSGKVAVVTGAGSGIGAAIARRLVADGARVVLSDLDEASLDEVVAEIEAHTPGAAIGVRADASAAGDIADVIGRAEARFGPVDLYFANAGIGAGDGLEQDDAVWDLVIDVNLRGHIRAAQLLIPGWVERGEGYFVSTASAAGLLTQIGSAPYSVTKHAAVGFAEWLSVTYGDQGVRVSCLCPMGVNTKLLTDDAALSTTAAKAVTSAGAVLEPADVADAVVSAMDEERFLILPHPEVLEMFRHKGSDYDRWIRGMRRFQKVLQGE